TTGTTGTTTCTAAGAATGCTCAGGCTTTTCTGTATGATTGCCTGCGACTGGTTAATCTGGGCAATCTGAATCTGGTTCGTCTGTTTTTCTTTTTGGATACTTTGCTGGATTATGTTTTTTCGTTCTTTTTGGAACCTGAAATTTTCCTGTGTTTTTTCCCATTCATTTTTGGAAAGAATTTGTTCTTTGAACAGTTTCTCATTCAGCTCATACAAACTTTTTGCATCCAGATAATCATGTTCTATGGCCACAAGATCTTTTGCAAGGTTCAATTCCTGGTTTCTCAAATCCAGTTTTACTTTATTGAGGTTATTGATTTGTTCAATCATAGATGTTTCCTGTGTCATATAACCTAATTCTGTATTCGGGTTATACAATCGCGCCAAAGGCTGCCCTTTTTGTACAAAATCGCCATTGCCTACAAAAATTTCCTGGATAGAACCACCTTCAATTACATTTAGCAACATCGAATTAAGCGGTTCTACCTTTGCCTGAAAAACAATAAAATCTTCAAAATTGGCATTCTCAACCGTCTTAATTGTGATTTCTCCCTTTTTGACATCCAAACCTCTTTTTTTAGTCACAGAGGAAAACACAATATAGGCAGCCAATAAAAAAAGAGGCAAACCAATTAACAGGTATTTATTTTTTCTACTTTTACGAGGAACGATAGTGTCCATATCAAATTATTTGCGGAACTAACTAACAATTTTGTGCCACAATTTTAAAAATTACAAAACCTTATATTATAAGGCTTTTCTTTTTTAAACAAAATCTCAAGTGTCCGATAATGAACACTATTTGTCCAAAAACGAACAGTCGATGAAAAAAACACAAGCCACAATTTTAGTGATTGATGACCAGGAAGACATCTTATTTGCTTCGAGGATGGTCCTCAAGAAGCATTTTGAAACCATTTATACGCTGAATAATCCTAAAAACATATTGGATACACTGTCCCAAAATCAAATTGACGTTGTTCTTTTAGACATGAATTACAGAATAGGCTTTGAAGACGGAAGGGAAGGAATTTATCTTTTAAAGGAAATCAAAACTTTTTCACCACAGACCACAGTAATTCTGATGACTGCTTTTGGAAAGGTAGAAACGGCCGTTGAAGGTCTTAAAGCCGGTGCTTTCGACTATATTCTGAAACCATGGGACAATGAAAAACTGTTGGAGGTCGTAAAGGCTGCCGTTGAAGAAAACCGGAAAGAAAAGAAAAAAACAGCAAAAGCCCCTAAACAAGATGCTTTTTTTATTGGAAATTCTTCCGGCATACAGAAGGCGTATTCCCTTGCGGAAAAAGTAGCAAAAACGGATGCCAACGTTTTAATTTTAGGGGAAAACGGAACAGGAAAGTATGTACTGGCGAATCATATACACCAAAATTCCAATCGAAATACTCATCCTTTTGTTCACGTGGACCTGGGTTCCTTAAACGATAATATTTTCGAAAGCGAACTTTTTGGTTATGCCAAAGGCGCTTTTACCGATGCCAAAAATGATACGCCCGGAAGATTCGAACTGGCCCAAAAAGGAACCATCTTCTTGGATGAAATAGGAAATGTTCCTTTGCAATTGCAGGCAAAATTACTGCAAGTCATACAAAACAAATCGGTGACACGTTTGGGCGAAGCAAAACCCAGACAATTGGACGTCCGAATAATCACGGCTACCAACATGGATCTCAAACAGGAAGTCAGTCAAAAGAATTTCAGGGAAGACCTTTACTACAGGATCAATACAATGGAAATCACGCTGCCACCGCTTCGCGAACAAAAAGACGATATTGTTCCATTAGCCAATTTCCTGCTTGCCAGGATAATTGAAAAATATGATCGTAGCGAAATTATTTTCGACAACAACGCATTAGCACAAATGGAAAGGCATTCCTGGAATGGAAATATACGCGAAATGGAAAACCGCATCGAACGCGCTGTTATCCTGTGCGAAAACAATACGATTACGGTTTCCGATCTTGATTTGGATGTTATTTCCAAAACGGAAAGTAACGATGACGTTCAACTTTCTGATGTTGAAAAATCTGCCATTGAAAAAGTACTGCAAAAGAACAATTTCAATATCAGCAAATCTGCTGAAGAACTTGGTCTTTCCAGGGCTTCACTATACAGAAGAATGGAAAAATATAAAATAGACAATCCGAATGGCTCCGAATAGAAATACAGCACTATTATTGCGATTCTGCGCTATCCTGGCAGGCATCACCATTTGTTTTTTCTTATTTCAGAAAGGACTATTTTATACTTCAATCTTTCTGCTTTTGGTGGTTCTAATCCTTATATTGGAATTGTTTTCTGCCATAAGAAATATATTTTTATTCTATGACAAGACGATACAGGCTATTTTGAACAATGACTTTTCTGCCGATTTTTCAAAACATGCTTCTTTTGAAAATTATAAAACGCTTTTTAAACTTTATGACAGTCTGAAAGTAAAACAAAATGAGCAGGTATCTAAAGATTTGGTTTATCGCTCTATCCTGAATAATATAGAAACAGGAGTATTGATTTTAGAAAAAGAACACGAAGACTGGAGCATTTTTTTGATGAATGATTATTTCTCGAATCATTTTCAGGTACCAAAAGTTTCAAAATGGCACTATTTAAAAAATCAGTTGCCTTCGCTTTGTGCCATTATTGAAGAAAGGAGTTTTCAGGAAATCAAGACCTCATTACAAATCAGCATAAGCAAACAGGCTTCACAAACCTTCATCCTTCAAGCTTCCAAAACAAAAACTTTCGATAGAGAGTACTATATTATATTGCTTGATTCCATACAAAAAGTAATTGAGAAAAAAGAAAAAGAAGCCTGGATTAACCTGATGAAAGTCATTTCGCATGAGTTGATGAATTCCATCACTCCTATCCGCTCTCTTACGCAAAACCTGAATGAACTGATGCAACAGGAATCTTTGTCTAAGGAAGATTTAGAAGATATCAGACAGAGTGTTACGACCATCATCCATAGAAGTGACCATCTTCAGAATTTTGTGGAAAGCTATCGTAAACTCGCCATGCTTCCAACACCAGACAAGGAAGTAGTAGAATTAAAACCTTTGCTCGAAAACACGTTACAGGTTATGGCGCCACTTTTCAAGAAAGGAAATATTATCGTAAAAAATACAATTGAATCAAACAGGCGAATTAAAGCCGACAAGCTTCAAATCGAACAGGTTCTTATCAACTTGCTAACAAACAGCATTTATGCTTTGGAAGACAAAGAAAAAAAGGAAATTGAAATTGTTTCTGAAGAAAAAAATGGCCGGACTTTTATTACGATATGCGATTCCGGAACGGGTGTCGATCCGGCTATTGAAGAGAAAATTTTCCTCCCTTTTTTCACAACACGCAAAGAAGGCGCAGGTATTGGCCTTACGTTATCAAAAAATATAATCGAGGCGCATGGCGGCTACCTGAGCCATAGTAATGATAATGGGCGAACCAGCTTTACAATTTGTTTATTGTAGAATTATTACGACAATTTTATCAAAAAATTCATCATAATTAACAATACTTTGTTTTTTATCATAAATTTGTGTTAATTAACTTAATAATTTATACTTATGAGAAAATTATTTGCTGAGTTTTTTGGAACATTTTGGCTGGTTTTTGGAGGATGCGGGAGTGCGTTATACGCTGCAGGAATTCCAAATCTGGGAATTGGTTTTGCCGGAGTCGCTTTGGCTTTCGGACTTACAGTACTGACAATGGCTTATGCTGTTGGGCATATCTCTGGAGGACATTTTAATCCGGCTGTTTCATTTGGTCTTTGGGCCGGTGGCCGATTTTCAGGAAAAGAACTGGTGCCATACATTCTTTCACAGGTAGCAGGAGGAATAGCAGCTGCAGCGGTCTTATATTTAATCGCTTCCGGGAAAGAAGGTTTTTCAATTGATGCAACAAAAGCGGGTGCTTTTGCAGCAAATGGTTTTGGAAGCCTGTCTCCTGAAGGCTATTCATTAGAAGCCGCTTTCATAGCAGAGCTTCTCCTAACCTTTTTCTTTCTGATTATTATTCTTGGCGCAACGGATAGATTTGCAAACGGAAAATTTGCCGGAGTTGCAATCGGGCTTGGACTCACCCTGATTCACCTTATCAGTATTCCAATTACGAATACTTCTGTAAACCCGGCCAGATCAACTTCTCAGGCTCTTTTTGCCGGAGGTGAATATATTTCACAATTATGGCTATTCTGGGCGGCTCCTATTCTGGGCGCGATTCTTGCCGGATTTGCTTATAAATTCCTGTTGCAGAATAACGACGAATCTTAAAATACAAAGGCGGGAAATTTCCCGCCTTTTTCTTATCTTAATTCAATTGCCGGATCCCAGAAATGTTTTTCGAAATCCACAATCTGATTATCTACAACTTCAATCCCTTCATTTTCCAAAAGCTGCTGCATCAGGTTAGTACCATCAAAGTGATGTTTTCCTGACAAAAGCCCAACACGGTTCACTACCCTATGTGCCGGAATATCCTCATTATTATGAGAGGCATTCATTGCCCAACCTACCATTCTCGCTGATCCTGAAGAAGCCAGATATTTTGCAATTGCGCCATAGGAAGTAACCCTTCCGTAAGGGATTTGTTTTGCGACTTCATACACTCTTTGGAAAAAATTTTCTTCTTTCATTTCTGAAAAATTTAATTCCTAAAAATCTTGATCAGATTGATAATGGCAACCAGCCCCGTAACCGAGCCTAAAAAGTAATTCATATTTTCCATCATCCAATTGGTCTTGTGCTCTATTTTTTTAAAAAAAACGATGTAGATATAAAAAATTGAGAAGGAACCTACAACAACTCCAAGTACAAACATCCAAATCAGTGTAGGTGTGAATTGCAAGTACCCGTTATTCGCCAGAGTAATACTGACAAAGACATAATACGGTATTGGGAAAAAATTTAAGGCGGACAACAGCATTCCCAGGAAAAACCTTCCTGTTTTTGTTCTTATTTTGCTATCTTCTTCTTTAAGTTTTGGCTTTTTTGCAATAAAGAAAAAATAAATAGTAAGCAATGCGAACAAAACCAGACCTATTTCCTGAAGCAGGTAAATAATATCCGGTCTGCTGTTGATGAATTTTGCAAATGCGACTGCTATATAAGTTTGAAAAAACACCACAACCGTGGCTCCTACCGCAAAATAAACTGCACGTGTACGTCCATCACGAACGCTTATTTTAGCAGCCGTCATGTTTATCAGCCCCGGAAGAGCAATTCCAACAGCGGATAGCAAAATCCCCCACAACAGCGCCATTGCAATTGCCATATTATTTTATTTTAAATCTAATATAGGTAATTGCCTTATTAATTTCCAAATATTGTTTCTCATAAAATGTCTGGATGCTTGTCACCACTTCCGGACTGCCTTCGTTTTTATAGACGTTATGATTCGAATACAAAACCTCATGTCCTTCTCCATGTAATAATCCAAGCGTATAACCGTGCATGAACTCACTATCCGTTTTCAGATTTACGACTCCATCCGGCTTTAATATTTTTTTATAAAGCTGCAGGAATTGCGAATTGGTCATCCTGTGCTTTGTTCTCTTGTATTTGATTTGCGGATCCGGGAATGTAATCCAGATTTCATCTACTTCATTTTCTCCAAAAATATGGTCAATTAATTCAATCTGTGTCCTTACAAAAGCCACATTTTGCATTCCGTCTTCCACAGCAGTCTTAGCACCTCTCCAAAAACGGGCTCCTTTGATATCGATTCCAATAAAGTTTTTATTCGGATATTTTTCGGCCAATCCAACGGAATATTCTCCCTTTCCACAACCTAATTCCAGAACAAGCGGATTATCATTTTTAAAAAAAGAGATATTCCATTTTCCTTTCAAAGGAAATTCGCCACCCACTACTTCTTCTCTGGTTGGCTGAAAAACATTACCAAAAGTGGCGTTCTCTTTAAATCGTTTTAGCTTATTTTTACTTCCCACGGCTTAATTTAAAATTTTGGTAAAATTAAGGAAATATATATGAACTGAATTACTTTTATCTTGCCTGAAATTTAATTCGGGATTTGAAGCTAGTATTCGGGCTTTTATTATCAATCACAATTCGTTCTTTTTTGCCGATTAAGGAAATTGAGAAGGTAAAAAATTACCAAACAGAAGCCAGACAATATTGACCATTTTTAAACTTTTAACAGCAGGACCGAAAAGCCATGTCTTCAAAAAAAATATTAGTGGCTCCATTGAATTGGGGCCTCGGCCATGCCACAAGATGCATTCCTATTATAGAAGCTCTTGAAAATAACGGTTATACTCCGATTATAGCTTCGGATGGAGTAGCGCTGCAAATGCTCCAAAAAGAGTTTCCGCATCTGCAAAGCCTCGAACTGCCATCTTACCACATTGAATATGCTAAGAACGGTGCTTTTTTTAAATGGAAAATGATTAAGAATTCCCCAAAAATGATTGAGGCCATTCTCCATGAGAAAAAGACCATCCGCCAGTGGATTGATGAATATGATATTGCCGGAATCATTTCAGACAACAGGCTTGGGGTGTATTCCAAAAAAATACCTTCTGTTTTTATTACACACCAGCTTAATGTATTGACGGGAAATACGACATGGATTTCCAGCAAGGTACATCAGCATATCATTAAAAAATTCAACCAGTGCTGGATTCCGGATGTTGAAACCAAACCCAATCTTTCCGGAAAATTAGGACATCTTGAGAATCCGGAAGAGAATATAAAATACATTGGCCCTTTAAGCCGGCTCCACAGAAAGCCTACTGATAAGAAATACGATCTGATGGTTATACTATCCGGACCTGAACCGCAACGCGGCATGCTGGAAGCTCAACTAACACAGGAAATGGGACAATTCAAAGGGAAAGTAGTTTTTATTAAAGGAAAAATTGAGCCTGAGCAAAAAATTGAACAAGCAGGTAATGTGACTTATTACAACTTTATGAATACGGAAGAGTTAGAGAATACCTTCAACGAAAGTGAAATTGTACTGTGCCGTTCCGGTTATACTACAATTATGGACCTCGCACAGCTTGGCAAAAAAGCTTTTTTTATCCCAACTCCCGGACAATACGAACAGGAATATCTAGCCAAAAAACTAAAGAAGGAAGGATTGGTTCCTTTTGCCAGACAAGAAGATTTCAAGATTGAAAATCTTCTGGAAATTGACCTGTTTAAAGGATTAAAAAATTTCGGGACTGCAATAACCTGGAATAAATTATTTTGTCTTTTCGAGGGTAAATGAGAATTCTGAACCTTTGCCTACCTGGCTCTCGACATAGATTTTTTCGTCGTGGGCCTCAATAATATGCTTTACGATAGAAAGCCCCAAACCTGATCCACCTTCGCTTCTCGCACCACTTTTGTCAATTCTGTAAAAACGCTCAAAAAGTCTTGGGATGTGCTGTTTTTCAATACCGTCGCCATTATCCATAATACGCACAATGACTTTATTGTTGACAAGGTCTTCCACACTGACTTCTGTAGTACCGTCTTCCTTACCGTATTTTATGGAATTGACGACAAGGTTGGTAACTACCTGTTGTATTTTTTCCTTGTCGCCATATACATAAATAGGTTTCACATATTTCAAATCGAACATAAGTAATATGTTTTTCTCCGATGCTTTCATTTCCAGCAAATCGAAAACATTCTGGATGACTTCCAAAATATCAAATCGCGTGTTCACTAAATTCAATTCACCGGCTTCCAGTTTCGTAATCATATCCAAATCCTGCACGATGTAGATTAGTCTTTCGACTCCTTTCTCGGCACGCTGAAGGTATTTTTTACGAATGGTTTTGTCTTTCATTCCGCCATCCAAAAGCGTCGAAAGATATCCCTGAACGGTAAACAAAGGCGTTTTTAATTCATGTGAAACATTCCCGATAAATTCTCTTCGGTATTCTTCACGGACTTTCAGGGTTTCGATTTCGAGTTTTTTGTCGGTGGCAAATTTTTTCACCTGTTTGGTCAGCGTAGCCATATCGGTAGTTATTGGCTGTGACCTGAAATTAGTAGATTCAAGAAGCGAAACATCATCATAGATTTTTTTCACTCTTCTGTAAATAAATCTTTCTACGCGGTATTGTAAAACGAAGAAAGAAAAAATGGCAATGCCCAAGGCAAAAATGAGACAGAATTTCCAAGAGAAAGTAAAAAACACGCTGGTCAGTATTCCCACCATTCCGGTTGCGAAAAAAGTAATATACAGCGATGATTTTACCGCAAAACGGTATGTTCTCTTGAAACTTACGGACATTAAACTTCTAATTTATAGCCAACTCCTTTAATGGTTTTGAACAGTTCTTCTCCGATTTTCTCTCTTAACTTACGGATATGGACATCAATTGTTCTTCCGCCAACGATAACTTCGTTGCCCCAAACCTTGTCCAGAATTTCCTCTCTCTTGAATACTTTTCCCGGTTTTGACGCTAACAAATAGAAAAGTTCAAATTCTTTTCTTGGCAATATG
This portion of the Flavobacterium lindanitolerans genome encodes:
- a CDS encoding efflux RND transporter periplasmic adaptor subunit, translated to MDTIVPRKSRKNKYLLIGLPLFLLAAYIVFSSVTKKRGLDVKKGEITIKTVENANFEDFIVFQAKVEPLNSMLLNVIEGGSIQEIFVGNGDFVQKGQPLARLYNPNTELGYMTQETSMIEQINNLNKVKLDLRNQELNLAKDLVAIEHDYLDAKSLYELNEKLFKEQILSKNEWEKTQENFRFQKERKNIIQQSIQKEKQTNQIQIAQINQSQAIIQKSLSILRNNKKNFLVTAPLSGRLSSFEPVLGKNYLAGESIGKIDVMKGYKLLADVDEFYLEKVSEGQKGEIEYKGEMVQVTVSKVIPEVKNGRFQVELNFMSTEKLDLRQGLSFGVRLLLSGKSKSTVLSKGSFYEDTSGKWIFVVEGDKAVRKEISLGRENPLYYEVLSGLKAGDKVVTSSYKDYKEIEILNFK
- a CDS encoding sigma-54-dependent transcriptional regulator; this translates as MKKTQATILVIDDQEDILFASRMVLKKHFETIYTLNNPKNILDTLSQNQIDVVLLDMNYRIGFEDGREGIYLLKEIKTFSPQTTVILMTAFGKVETAVEGLKAGAFDYILKPWDNEKLLEVVKAAVEENRKEKKKTAKAPKQDAFFIGNSSGIQKAYSLAEKVAKTDANVLILGENGTGKYVLANHIHQNSNRNTHPFVHVDLGSLNDNIFESELFGYAKGAFTDAKNDTPGRFELAQKGTIFLDEIGNVPLQLQAKLLQVIQNKSVTRLGEAKPRQLDVRIITATNMDLKQEVSQKNFREDLYYRINTMEITLPPLREQKDDIVPLANFLLARIIEKYDRSEIIFDNNALAQMERHSWNGNIREMENRIERAVILCENNTITVSDLDLDVISKTESNDDVQLSDVEKSAIEKVLQKNNFNISKSAEELGLSRASLYRRMEKYKIDNPNGSE
- a CDS encoding sensor histidine kinase translates to MAPNRNTALLLRFCAILAGITICFFLFQKGLFYTSIFLLLVVLILILELFSAIRNIFLFYDKTIQAILNNDFSADFSKHASFENYKTLFKLYDSLKVKQNEQVSKDLVYRSILNNIETGVLILEKEHEDWSIFLMNDYFSNHFQVPKVSKWHYLKNQLPSLCAIIEERSFQEIKTSLQISISKQASQTFILQASKTKTFDREYYIILLDSIQKVIEKKEKEAWINLMKVISHELMNSITPIRSLTQNLNELMQQESLSKEDLEDIRQSVTTIIHRSDHLQNFVESYRKLAMLPTPDKEVVELKPLLENTLQVMAPLFKKGNIIVKNTIESNRRIKADKLQIEQVLINLLTNSIYALEDKEKKEIEIVSEEKNGRTFITICDSGTGVDPAIEEKIFLPFFTTRKEGAGIGLTLSKNIIEAHGGYLSHSNDNGRTSFTICLL
- the aqpZ gene encoding aquaporin Z, which produces MRKLFAEFFGTFWLVFGGCGSALYAAGIPNLGIGFAGVALAFGLTVLTMAYAVGHISGGHFNPAVSFGLWAGGRFSGKELVPYILSQVAGGIAAAAVLYLIASGKEGFSIDATKAGAFAANGFGSLSPEGYSLEAAFIAELLLTFFFLIIILGATDRFANGKFAGVAIGLGLTLIHLISIPITNTSVNPARSTSQALFAGGEYISQLWLFWAAPILGAILAGFAYKFLLQNNDES
- a CDS encoding MGMT family protein, translating into MKEENFFQRVYEVAKQIPYGRVTSYGAIAKYLASSGSARMVGWAMNASHNNEDIPAHRVVNRVGLLSGKHHFDGTNLMQQLLENEGIEVVDNQIVDFEKHFWDPAIELR
- a CDS encoding LysE family transporter is translated as MAIAMALLWGILLSAVGIALPGLINMTAAKISVRDGRTRAVYFAVGATVVVFFQTYIAVAFAKFINSRPDIIYLLQEIGLVLFALLTIYFFFIAKKPKLKEEDSKIRTKTGRFFLGMLLSALNFFPIPYYVFVSITLANNGYLQFTPTLIWMFVLGVVVGSFSIFYIYIVFFKKIEHKTNWMMENMNYFLGSVTGLVAIINLIKIFRN
- the trmB gene encoding tRNA (guanosine(46)-N7)-methyltransferase TrmB gives rise to the protein MGSKNKLKRFKENATFGNVFQPTREEVVGGEFPLKGKWNISFFKNDNPLVLELGCGKGEYSVGLAEKYPNKNFIGIDIKGARFWRGAKTAVEDGMQNVAFVRTQIELIDHIFGENEVDEIWITFPDPQIKYKRTKHRMTNSQFLQLYKKILKPDGVVNLKTDSEFMHGYTLGLLHGEGHEVLYSNHNVYKNEGSPEVVTSIQTFYEKQYLEINKAITYIRFKIK
- a CDS encoding glycosyltransferase, with the protein product MSSKKILVAPLNWGLGHATRCIPIIEALENNGYTPIIASDGVALQMLQKEFPHLQSLELPSYHIEYAKNGAFFKWKMIKNSPKMIEAILHEKKTIRQWIDEYDIAGIISDNRLGVYSKKIPSVFITHQLNVLTGNTTWISSKVHQHIIKKFNQCWIPDVETKPNLSGKLGHLENPEENIKYIGPLSRLHRKPTDKKYDLMVILSGPEPQRGMLEAQLTQEMGQFKGKVVFIKGKIEPEQKIEQAGNVTYYNFMNTEELENTFNESEIVLCRSGYTTIMDLAQLGKKAFFIPTPGQYEQEYLAKKLKKEGLVPFARQEDFKIENLLEIDLFKGLKNFGTAITWNKLFCLFEGK
- a CDS encoding sensor histidine kinase — translated: MSVSFKRTYRFAVKSSLYITFFATGMVGILTSVFFTFSWKFCLIFALGIAIFSFFVLQYRVERFIYRRVKKIYDDVSLLESTNFRSQPITTDMATLTKQVKKFATDKKLEIETLKVREEYRREFIGNVSHELKTPLFTVQGYLSTLLDGGMKDKTIRKKYLQRAEKGVERLIYIVQDLDMITKLEAGELNLVNTRFDILEVIQNVFDLLEMKASEKNILLMFDLKYVKPIYVYGDKEKIQQVVTNLVVNSIKYGKEDGTTEVSVEDLVNNKVIVRIMDNGDGIEKQHIPRLFERFYRIDKSGARSEGGSGLGLSIVKHIIEAHDEKIYVESQVGKGSEFSFTLEKTK